A single Ziziphus jujuba cultivar Dongzao chromosome 11, ASM3175591v1 DNA region contains:
- the LOC107431618 gene encoding protein MIZU-KUSSEI 1 — protein MIKRQELMSLPRSTSTSSAISSRKIISSSNHHLRSSSSIPSLSDHHHHHPHNEISDKLLIPKNSPVSFHHLSKTQNKLSSLLRSLLNLLSFPAIIPTCKWLRTTHLSITPSIGRNVTGTLFGHRRGHVNFAVQLDPRSEPVLLLQLAMSTSSLVKEMSSGLVRIALESEKVSASSDRTVIHGRKLFQEPTWTMYCNGRKCGLAVSRTCVDFDWHVLSTVRSVSVGAGVIPVVDDGRKGGGSSEGELLYMRARFERVVGSRDSEAFYMMNPDGNGGPELSIFLLRI, from the coding sequence ATGATCAAACGGCAAGAGCTTATGAGCCTCCCGAGAAGCACCAGCACAAGCAGCGCAATAAGTTCCAGAAAGATCATATCTTCTTCAAACCACCATTTGAGATCTTCATCATCTATTCCTTCTTTGtctgatcatcatcatcatcatcctcataaTGAAATCTCCGACAAGCTTCTTATCCCGAAAAACTCACCGGTCTCATTCCACCACCTTTCCAAAACCCAAAACAAGCTCTCTTCCCTCCTTCGTTCCCTTCTCAATCTTCTCTCTTTCCCCGCCATCATTCCCACCTGCAAATGGCTTAGGACTACTCACCTCTCCATAACTCCCTCCATCGGCCGAAATGTCACCGGAACTCTCTTCGGCCATCGCCGCGGCCACGTCAACTTCGCCGTCCAGCTCGACCCTCGTTCCGAACCGGTTTTGCTCCTCCAGCTCGCCATGTCGACCTCTTCTCTTGTTAAAGAGATGTCCTCCGGTTTGGTCCGAATCGCCTTGGAGTCCGAGAAGGTTTCGGCTTCTTCCGATAGGACGGTTATTCATGGTCGGAAGCTGTTCCAGGAACCTACTTGGACCATGTATTGCAATGGAAGGAAGTGTGGCCTCGCGGTGTCTCGCACGTGCGTGGACTTTGATTGGCACGTCCTCAGCACCGTCCGGAGCGTGTCGGTCGGGGCGGGTGTGATTCCGGTTGTGGATGATGGACGGAAAGGCGGTGGGTCGTCGGAGGGTGAGTTGCTTTATATGAGAGCCAGGTTTGAGCGAGTTGTTGGGAGCCGTGACTCGGAGGCTTTTTACATGATGAACCCCGATGGTAATGGAGGACCCGAACTCAGTATTTTTCTTCTTAGAATATGA